Part of the Aquicella lusitana genome is shown below.
AATGCCGGCTGCACCAGATAGCGCTGCCTCAGTTTATGCAAATTCGCGAAAGCAGCGGCGACAAGATAACAGAACCAAGCCATCACAAATGGAAATCCTGTAAGGGAACCTGAAAAGCTGAGAGCGACTAAACCTGCGCCAATGAGGGATGTCCATAGAATGATCGAAAGTTGAAAAAACGCCGAGGTCAGAACAAGACCAATTAGAATAACTAGGCTAATAAAATTAGCTAATTCCATATTCCTACCGTCCTTTTTCCTTATAGTCTTTGGTTGGGCAATTACTATGTGTATTGCTGGGGGATCATGCAATTATGACGCAAAAGTATATCCAGTTCTCGGTCGCAGCGGTAGTATTTTTTTATGGCTGATTTGAGATACACTTTAGCGGTATTGAGCACAAAATAGGATAAGGTCATATTGCCATGCGTATTTTTTCCTTACTTTTTATTTGTACTACTCTTTTATTTTCCACACCCGCGCTCTCGCTCCCGCATGATAATACGCAGGGTTTTTTAATGTTTCAGGTCATTCAGGATCAAATCATTTTCGACAATTCCAATATCAAAAGCGCAATGCTCATTGAACGGGAAGGAAATTTTATTGGCCTTGAAATTGAATTAAAAGCCCCCGCTATCGATGAAATAAGCCGAATCAGCAAGGCAGGCTTGGGAAAGCAGCTTAATATTGTTTTGGATAAAAAAATTATTACAACAGCTATCATTCAAACACCGTTGGGTGGGAAATTGCTCATCAAAGGAATAACACGGCAGGAAGCGCAAGAATTTCTTGATTCGCTCAACCATCATAAGCAACCGTTAGCTAAGCGGGAGAATCTGCAGGAAGATCCGCTTGATGAATTATTATAGCGCAGCCTTAGTATTTTCTCAGACAATACCCTACTTCACAACTGCCCGGAAACAGAGAATTGTTGAGACAATTGGCATAAGAGTTTCGTAAACCTTCCGTACGGGTCATGCCCATTCCATGCCAGCGCCCGCCTAGGAAGCCGACAGCATAGCACTCCCAGATACCGCGATAATGACTGGATTGATAAGATTTACAATAATCAAGATCACAGCTGCGCGGATTATCCGAA
Proteins encoded:
- a CDS encoding SecDF P1 head subdomain-containing protein, translated to MRIFSLLFICTTLLFSTPALSLPHDNTQGFLMFQVIQDQIIFDNSNIKSAMLIEREGNFIGLEIELKAPAIDEISRISKAGLGKQLNIVLDKKIITTAIIQTPLGGKLLIKGITRQEAQEFLDSLNHHKQPLAKRENLQEDPLDELL